Proteins from a single region of Streptomyces sp. HUAS 15-9:
- a CDS encoding FAD-dependent monooxygenase: MADTHVLVAGAGPVGLTAALELARRGVDCRLIDRLPKRLPHAKAVGVQPRTLEIWERSGVVRAALDAAVPLRGQLVYVDGAEQARVELALPPQVPYGFAALPQYETERVLEERLARHGTRIERETELVSFAQDADGVTSRLTTAAGADLEVRSRFLVGCDGAHSVVRKQLGLSFEGGAFHEEYMLADVELDWDLPAGYTVRSMHRGADGTVDALLVCIPLPGRSRYRVSMPAAPEVSGGGQPRSAPAVGVSHGLDSGPLPRIEHIQEVLDRLSPRPAVATAMRWSSVFRISHRIVDRYADGRVFVAGDAAHIHPPTGAQGMNTGIQDAHNLAWKLALAVKGIAHPALLDSYDAERRPVGEEVVGRTVRHAAQGVQSDPDDLATVLMREAQLLISYRGSPLVAAAAGHPGPAPGDRAPDCGGLRDPIAAHPLRLYDLLRDRDHVLLLYADAADRLTAFDELAHAARDAARGELICYGLLAADVEASGLLLPVIHDDAADFRRAYRTEGSAAVLIRPDGYIGVRTDPVGRTDVLCGLARVFA, translated from the coding sequence ATGGCCGACACCCATGTCCTGGTCGCGGGCGCGGGACCGGTGGGTCTGACCGCGGCGCTGGAACTGGCGCGGCGAGGCGTGGACTGCCGTCTGATCGACCGCCTGCCGAAGCGCCTGCCCCATGCCAAGGCGGTGGGCGTACAGCCGAGAACCCTGGAGATCTGGGAGCGGTCCGGTGTCGTACGAGCGGCGCTCGACGCCGCCGTGCCGCTGCGCGGGCAGCTCGTGTACGTCGACGGGGCCGAGCAGGCACGGGTCGAGCTGGCGCTGCCGCCGCAGGTGCCGTACGGCTTCGCCGCGCTGCCGCAGTACGAGACCGAGCGCGTCCTCGAGGAGCGGCTGGCCCGCCACGGCACGCGCATCGAGCGGGAGACCGAACTGGTGTCCTTCGCCCAGGACGCGGACGGGGTCACCAGCAGGCTGACCACCGCGGCCGGAGCGGACCTGGAGGTGCGCTCGCGGTTCCTGGTGGGCTGCGACGGAGCGCACAGCGTCGTACGCAAGCAACTGGGGCTGTCCTTCGAGGGCGGCGCGTTCCACGAGGAGTACATGCTGGCGGACGTCGAGCTGGACTGGGACCTGCCGGCCGGCTACACCGTGCGCTCCATGCACCGCGGCGCGGACGGGACCGTCGACGCGCTCCTGGTCTGCATCCCGCTGCCGGGGCGCTCCCGGTACCGGGTGTCGATGCCGGCCGCTCCCGAGGTCTCCGGCGGTGGGCAGCCGCGGTCGGCACCTGCGGTCGGCGTGTCCCACGGCCTGGACAGCGGTCCGCTGCCCCGGATCGAGCACATTCAGGAGGTGCTCGACCGGCTGTCGCCCCGACCGGCCGTCGCCACCGCGATGCGCTGGTCCTCGGTGTTCCGCATCAGTCACCGGATCGTCGACCGGTACGCCGACGGCCGGGTCTTCGTCGCCGGGGACGCGGCGCACATTCATCCGCCGACCGGTGCGCAGGGCATGAACACCGGCATCCAGGACGCCCACAACCTCGCCTGGAAGCTCGCCCTCGCCGTCAAGGGCATCGCGCACCCCGCGCTGCTCGACAGTTACGACGCGGAGCGCAGGCCCGTCGGGGAGGAGGTCGTGGGCCGTACGGTGCGGCACGCGGCCCAGGGCGTCCAGTCGGACCCGGACGACCTCGCCACGGTGCTGATGCGGGAGGCCCAGCTGCTGATCTCCTACCGGGGCAGCCCCCTCGTCGCGGCGGCGGCCGGACACCCCGGACCGGCCCCGGGCGACCGTGCCCCCGACTGCGGGGGACTGCGGGACCCGATCGCCGCCCATCCCCTGCGGCTGTACGACCTGCTGCGCGACCGCGACCATGTGCTGCTGCTCTACGCCGACGCCGCCGACCGGCTCACGGCCTTCGACGAACTGGCCCACGCCGCACGGGACGCGGCCCGGGGCGAGCTGATCTGCTACGGCCTGCTCGCCGCGGACGTCGAGGCGTCCGGACTGCTCCTGCCGGTGATCCACGACGACGCAGCGGACTTCCGCCGCGCCTACCGCACCGAGGGGTCCGCCGCCGTTCTGATCCGTCCGGACGGGTACATCGGGGTCAGGACGGATCCCGTCGGCAGGACCGATGTGCTGTGCGGTCTTGCGCGCGTGTTCGCATGA
- a CDS encoding GNAT family N-acetyltransferase codes for MDITIHRPGELTESLRRDWHRAMDESPEYANPFLAPEFAIGIGRHRGGARVAVLREGGEPVGFFPYERDALGVGRAIGLGLSDCQALVHRPGVTWDAQDLLRECGLSIFEFDHLVEEQRPFARHVTGRFASPVIDVKPGDGGYPEWLRGTYPGLAKTTLKKERRLGRDVGEVRFVFDERDPRMLRTLMRWKSAQYRRTGRMDRFARGWIVDVVDHLFHVREEHFTGVLSVLYAGDRPVAAHFGPRSSTVLAAWFTAYDPELHYYSPGLMMHLRTAEAAARNGVTLVDLGRGDKEYKDWLKTRELRVGEGFAARTHPVAAGYRLWRRPVRGLRNTVLAHPRLREPADRLLKTVGTLRTSRRTGSART; via the coding sequence GTGGACATCACGATCCACAGGCCGGGCGAGCTGACCGAGTCGCTGCGCCGGGACTGGCACCGGGCGATGGACGAGTCACCGGAATACGCCAACCCTTTCCTGGCACCGGAGTTCGCGATCGGAATAGGCAGGCACCGGGGCGGGGCGAGGGTGGCGGTCCTGCGCGAGGGAGGGGAGCCCGTCGGCTTCTTCCCGTACGAGCGCGACGCGTTGGGTGTCGGCCGGGCGATCGGCCTCGGTCTCTCGGACTGCCAGGCCCTGGTGCACCGCCCCGGGGTCACCTGGGACGCCCAGGACCTGCTGAGGGAATGCGGGCTGTCCATTTTCGAGTTCGACCACCTCGTCGAGGAGCAGAGACCGTTCGCGAGACATGTCACCGGTCGGTTCGCCTCGCCGGTGATCGACGTCAAGCCGGGCGACGGCGGCTATCCGGAGTGGCTGCGCGGGACCTACCCGGGGCTGGCCAAGACGACGTTGAAGAAGGAGCGCCGTCTTGGGCGTGACGTGGGCGAGGTGCGGTTCGTGTTCGACGAACGCGACCCACGGATGCTGCGCACGCTCATGCGGTGGAAGTCCGCCCAGTACCGCAGGACGGGACGGATGGACCGGTTCGCCAGAGGGTGGATCGTCGATGTGGTCGACCATCTGTTCCACGTTCGCGAGGAGCACTTCACGGGTGTGCTGTCCGTGCTGTACGCGGGCGACCGGCCGGTGGCCGCGCACTTCGGACCGCGCTCGAGCACGGTGCTCGCCGCCTGGTTCACCGCGTACGACCCGGAACTGCACTACTACTCGCCCGGCCTGATGATGCATCTGCGCACGGCCGAGGCGGCGGCCCGCAACGGGGTGACGCTCGTCGACCTGGGGCGGGGCGACAAGGAGTACAAGGACTGGCTCAAGACCCGTGAGCTGCGCGTGGGGGAGGGGTTCGCGGCCCGGACCCACCCGGTGGCCGCGGGGTACCGGCTGTGGCGCAGACCGGTACGTGGCCTGCGGAACACGGTGCTGGCCCATCCGCGGCTCCGGGAGCCGGCCGACCGGCTGCTGAAGACGGTCGGCACGCTGCGCACCTCGCGCCGCACCGGCTCCGCGCGGACGTGA
- a CDS encoding FBP domain-containing protein — MTPLTEQEIRAAFVNCTKGEAKRLSVPRDLAERPWDDLDFLGWRDPQAPDRAYLVTELDGRPKALVLRGSGNPVAGQTRRSMCSMCLTSHTGGVCLMVAPKAGKAGQQGNSVGAYICSDLACSLYVRGKKDAGAGARLHESLTLDEKIQRTVANLAAFLTKVTS, encoded by the coding sequence ATGACACCACTGACCGAGCAAGAGATCCGTGCCGCGTTCGTCAACTGCACCAAGGGCGAGGCGAAGCGCCTGTCCGTCCCGCGCGACCTGGCCGAGCGCCCCTGGGACGACCTCGACTTCCTCGGCTGGCGAGATCCCCAGGCCCCCGACCGCGCCTACCTCGTCACCGAGCTCGACGGCCGCCCGAAGGCACTGGTGCTGCGCGGCTCGGGCAACCCGGTGGCCGGGCAGACGAGGCGCAGCATGTGCTCGATGTGCCTGACCTCCCACACCGGCGGCGTCTGTCTGATGGTCGCGCCGAAGGCGGGGAAGGCCGGGCAGCAGGGCAACTCGGTCGGCGCCTACATATGCAGCGACCTCGCCTGCTCGCTGTATGTCCGGGGCAAGAAGGACGCGGGCGCCGGAGCCCGGCTCCACGAGTCGCTCACCCTGGACGAGAAGATCCAGCGGACCGTGGCGAACCTCGCCGCGTTCCTCACCAAGGTGACCTCCTGA
- a CDS encoding PadR family transcriptional regulator, protein MALRNAVMAALLEGEASGYDLAKGFEASVANFWMATPQQIYRELERMESEGLVSARLVHQERRPNKRLFSLTAAGRDAVRAYTAEASSKPMAIRDELMVKVQCVDIGDLAAVRAGITERVERSAAKLARFERMRERLLAGRTEEEFLATAERVGPYLTLLGGLALERTNVTWGRTVLKTLERRASTSV, encoded by the coding sequence ATGGCTCTGCGCAATGCGGTGATGGCGGCACTCCTGGAGGGCGAGGCGTCCGGATACGACCTCGCGAAGGGGTTCGAGGCCTCGGTCGCCAACTTCTGGATGGCCACACCGCAGCAGATCTACCGCGAACTCGAGCGCATGGAGAGTGAAGGTCTCGTCTCCGCGCGCCTGGTCCACCAGGAGCGCAGGCCGAACAAACGGCTCTTCTCCCTCACCGCGGCCGGACGTGACGCCGTGCGCGCCTACACAGCCGAAGCCTCCAGCAAACCCATGGCCATCCGGGACGAGTTGATGGTCAAGGTCCAGTGCGTCGACATCGGCGACCTGGCGGCCGTACGGGCCGGGATCACCGAGCGGGTGGAGCGGTCGGCCGCCAAGCTGGCCCGCTTCGAGCGCATGCGGGAACGTCTGCTGGCCGGCCGCACCGAGGAGGAGTTCCTCGCCACGGCCGAGCGCGTCGGCCCGTACCTGACGCTGCTGGGCGGCCTGGCCCTGGAGCGGACGAACGTGACGTGGGGCCGGACGGTCCTGAAGACGCTGGAGCGGCGCGCCTCGACGAGCGTCTAG
- a CDS encoding TetR/AcrR family transcriptional regulator → MARAGLTPERLTRAGAELADEVGFDQVTVSAVARRFDVKVASLYSHLKNSQDLRTRIALLALEELADRAADAVAGRAGKDALTALANVYRDYAREHPGRYAAAQFRLDPRAAAASAGGRHAQLTRAILRGYDLTEPDQTHAVRLLGSVFHGYVGLEMGGGFSHSAPDTQETWSRILDALDALLRNWPATPG, encoded by the coding sequence ATGGCGCGCGCAGGACTGACCCCGGAACGTCTGACCCGGGCGGGGGCGGAACTGGCCGACGAGGTCGGCTTCGACCAGGTGACCGTCTCGGCGGTCGCCAGACGGTTCGACGTCAAGGTGGCGAGCCTCTACTCGCACCTGAAGAACTCTCAGGACCTCAGGACCAGGATCGCCCTGCTCGCCCTGGAGGAACTCGCCGACCGGGCCGCCGACGCCGTGGCCGGCCGGGCCGGCAAGGACGCCCTGACCGCACTGGCGAACGTCTACCGCGACTACGCCCGCGAGCATCCCGGACGCTACGCCGCGGCCCAGTTCCGGCTCGACCCGCGGGCGGCGGCCGCGAGCGCGGGCGGCCGGCACGCCCAGCTGACCCGCGCCATCCTGCGCGGCTACGACCTCACGGAGCCGGACCAGACCCATGCGGTCCGGCTCCTGGGCAGCGTCTTCCACGGCTACGTCGGCCTGGAGATGGGCGGCGGGTTCAGCCACAGCGCCCCCGACACCCAGGAGACCTGGTCGCGGATCCTCGACGCCTTGGACGCCCTGCTGCGGAACTGGCCCGCGACGCCGGGATGA
- a CDS encoding MASE1 domain-containing protein, with amino-acid sequence MAAVVGTQELRRTVVYVLKVLAVAVCYYAAGRLGLLRQLVVERAVVTPIWPPTGLAVAALLLLGVGIWPGIALGAFLVIASISPPGPDAVGIVAGNTAAPLCAYLMLRHVGFRTELNRLRDGLALVFLGALAAMLLSATVGVGLLVLVGKLPLHDSGLIWLAWWVGDAMGVLIVTPILLMLHRMTWPLRMSRWKEALVVTLVAVGLIPLATRSSVSLLFLVYPLLVWAALRFRLAGSILCALLTSILATIAATEHIGPFARLTPVEVMMKLQAFNGTMALTALLLSAVITEQRNTRLSVEQACQELVEVLEHLTAGDTPPSRAPTDEDTGEADTERPERREPPP; translated from the coding sequence ATGGCAGCTGTGGTGGGTACACAGGAGCTGCGCCGGACGGTCGTCTACGTCCTCAAGGTGCTGGCCGTCGCTGTCTGCTACTACGCGGCGGGGCGGCTCGGACTCCTGCGCCAGCTCGTCGTCGAAAGAGCCGTGGTCACCCCCATCTGGCCACCGACCGGCCTCGCGGTGGCCGCCCTGCTGCTCCTCGGGGTGGGCATCTGGCCCGGTATCGCGCTCGGCGCCTTCCTCGTCATCGCCTCCATCAGCCCGCCGGGCCCCGACGCGGTCGGCATCGTCGCGGGAAACACCGCCGCACCCCTGTGCGCGTACCTCATGCTGCGCCACGTCGGCTTCCGGACCGAGCTCAACCGGTTGCGGGACGGCCTCGCGCTGGTGTTCCTCGGCGCACTGGCCGCCATGCTGCTCAGCGCGACCGTCGGCGTCGGTCTCCTCGTCCTCGTGGGCAAGCTCCCCCTGCACGACTCCGGGCTCATCTGGCTCGCGTGGTGGGTGGGCGACGCGATGGGCGTCCTGATCGTCACCCCGATCCTGCTGATGCTGCACCGGATGACCTGGCCGCTGAGGATGTCGCGGTGGAAGGAGGCCCTGGTCGTCACGCTGGTCGCCGTCGGTCTCATCCCCCTGGCCACGCGCAGCTCCGTCAGCCTGCTGTTCCTGGTCTATCCGCTCCTCGTCTGGGCGGCGCTGCGCTTCAGGCTCGCGGGCAGCATCCTGTGCGCCCTCCTCACCTCGATCCTGGCCACCATCGCGGCGACGGAGCACATCGGGCCGTTCGCGCGGCTGACCCCCGTCGAAGTGATGATGAAGCTCCAGGCCTTCAACGGGACCATGGCCCTGACCGCCCTGCTCCTGTCGGCCGTGATCACCGAGCAGCGCAACACCAGACTGTCCGTGGAACAGGCCTGCCAGGAACTCGTCGAGGTGCTCGAGCATCTGACCGCGGGCGACACCCCGCCGAGCCGCGCGCCGACGGACGAAGACACAGGGGAGGCCGACACCGAGCGCCCCGAACGCCGGGAACCCCCGCCCTGA
- a CDS encoding DUF4232 domain-containing protein, producing the protein MIDSGNPLSRTPVYTGEWPTTERPGPSEFGGVMQYESSIRRTAMAMAAISAALVVTACQNDGDDSATKSPSQSASQSQSPSNAAAGTPAAEPSGAATPKAPASSASTGSGSSGTTAKACAATALRATASQAADRPDGTGTGAAIVEFANVSGQACVLRGHPSVAGAGNGSPEHNKPLAVTPTGTAVPVTVAPGAKAWVKLTFVQVQGEADGYCKSGAEPVVYPTLVVGLPGSGAQQVALSDGEFAECDNKVTVTAVSAAKPS; encoded by the coding sequence GTGATCGACAGCGGAAACCCGCTGTCCAGGACCCCTGTCTACACGGGCGAGTGGCCGACGACCGAGCGGCCCGGACCATCCGAATTCGGGGGCGTCATGCAGTACGAAAGCAGTATCCGCAGAACGGCGATGGCGATGGCGGCGATCTCGGCCGCGCTGGTGGTGACCGCGTGCCAGAACGACGGCGACGATTCCGCGACCAAGTCGCCGTCGCAGTCGGCGTCGCAGTCGCAGTCGCCGAGCAACGCGGCGGCGGGCACCCCTGCCGCCGAGCCGTCCGGCGCCGCCACGCCGAAGGCCCCCGCCTCGAGCGCTTCCACCGGATCCGGCTCGTCGGGCACGACGGCCAAGGCGTGCGCGGCGACCGCGCTGAGGGCGACCGCCTCCCAGGCCGCCGACCGCCCCGACGGCACGGGAACCGGAGCGGCGATCGTGGAGTTCGCCAACGTCTCCGGACAGGCATGCGTGCTGCGGGGACATCCGTCGGTGGCCGGGGCCGGCAACGGTTCACCGGAGCACAACAAGCCGCTGGCGGTCACCCCCACGGGCACGGCCGTGCCGGTGACGGTGGCGCCGGGCGCCAAGGCATGGGTGAAGCTGACCTTCGTCCAGGTCCAGGGTGAGGCCGACGGCTACTGCAAGTCCGGCGCCGAGCCCGTCGTGTATCCGACCCTGGTGGTCGGCCTGCCCGGCTCCGGGGCCCAGCAGGTCGCCCTGAGCGACGGCGAGTTCGCGGAGTGCGACAACAAGGTCACCGTCACCGCGGTGTCGGCGGCGAAGCCTTCCTGA
- a CDS encoding DUF427 domain-containing protein encodes MTTLRTAATVRATPEGLLWEPSERWVRGNKGEVTVVDSRHPVLVWEPGLPVPLYAFPREEVRTDLLRPAKNPPSGTHTGSRLFYDLDVDGDRMENAAWTYPAADLAGHIAFEWSERTGRGLDHWYEEDEEIFIHPRDPHKRVDALPSSRHVVVEIDGTVVADTRRPVLLFETGLPTRYYIPREDVRLDLFAPTDHSTGCPYKGTAEYWSWRGEVADVPPNVVWSYRDPLPAVAVVRGLLAFYNEVVDIVVDGERLERPATPFSS; translated from the coding sequence ATGACCACACTCCGCACAGCGGCAACCGTCCGTGCCACCCCCGAAGGCCTTCTGTGGGAACCGAGCGAACGCTGGGTGCGTGGCAACAAGGGTGAGGTCACCGTCGTGGACAGCCGGCACCCCGTCCTGGTCTGGGAGCCCGGCCTCCCCGTGCCGCTGTACGCCTTCCCGCGCGAGGAGGTCCGTACCGACCTGCTCCGCCCGGCGAAGAACCCGCCGTCCGGCACCCACACCGGATCGCGGCTCTTCTACGACCTCGACGTGGACGGCGACCGCATGGAGAACGCGGCCTGGACGTACCCCGCGGCCGACCTGGCCGGCCACATCGCCTTCGAGTGGTCCGAGCGCACCGGCCGCGGCCTCGACCATTGGTACGAGGAGGACGAAGAGATCTTCATCCACCCTCGCGACCCGCACAAACGCGTGGACGCCCTGCCGAGCAGCCGCCATGTCGTGGTGGAGATCGACGGCACGGTCGTGGCGGACACCCGCCGCCCGGTGCTGCTGTTCGAGACGGGCCTGCCCACCCGCTACTACATCCCCCGCGAGGACGTCCGCCTCGATCTGTTCGCCCCCACCGACCACAGCACCGGCTGCCCGTACAAGGGGACGGCCGAGTACTGGTCCTGGCGCGGCGAGGTCGCCGACGTGCCGCCCAACGTCGTGTGGAGCTACCGGGATCCGCTTCCCGCGGTGGCCGTGGTCAGGGGACTCCTCGCCTTCTACAACGAAGTCGTCGACATCGTCGTGGACGGCGAGCGCCTCGAGCGTCCCGCCACGCCCTTCAGTTCCTGA
- a CDS encoding long-chain-fatty-acid--CoA ligase codes for MPNLAEFLVRTAERQPERPALRLGTQVITYAELEERSARAAALLRAEGVRPGDRVALMLPNVPEFVVLYYGALRAGAIVVPMNPLLKTRETEYHLNDSGAALLFEWHQAPGEGAQGAAAAGVRHIAVEPSRFAGLLAGQEPLAEVTETAADDVAVLLYTSGTTGRPKGAALTHGSLRHNTEVNAVHVQRITSDDVVVGCLPLFHIFGQICTMSVAVRSGASLTLIPRFDPQAVLDAIARDRATVFEGVPTMYAALLQHPSEADVSTLRMCVSGGASLPVEVLHGFERRFGCMVLEGFGMSETSPVVSFNHPDRPRKPGSVGTPILDVEVRLLDEKGQDVGPGEVGELAVRGPNLMKGYWNLPEETATAIPDGWLRSGDLARRDEDGYLYIVDRKKDMIIRGGYNIYPREIEEILHEHPAVALAAVVGLAHERLGEEVAAAVVLRKGAAATPDELREFVKDRVAAYKYPRSVWLVDTLPTGPSGKILKREITAPTA; via the coding sequence ATGCCCAATCTGGCGGAGTTCTTGGTACGGACGGCGGAGCGGCAGCCGGAGCGTCCCGCGCTGCGTCTGGGAACGCAGGTCATCACCTACGCCGAACTGGAGGAGCGCAGCGCCCGGGCCGCGGCACTGCTGCGGGCCGAGGGCGTACGGCCGGGTGACCGGGTGGCTCTGATGCTGCCGAACGTCCCCGAGTTCGTCGTGCTGTACTACGGCGCGCTGCGCGCCGGGGCGATCGTCGTGCCGATGAACCCGCTGCTGAAGACCCGGGAGACCGAGTACCACCTGAACGACTCCGGGGCGGCGCTGCTGTTCGAGTGGCACCAGGCACCCGGTGAGGGCGCCCAGGGCGCGGCAGCCGCCGGGGTGCGGCACATCGCCGTCGAGCCCTCCCGCTTCGCCGGACTGCTGGCCGGTCAGGAGCCGCTGGCCGAGGTGACGGAGACGGCTGCCGACGACGTGGCCGTGCTCCTCTACACCTCCGGCACCACGGGACGCCCCAAGGGCGCCGCCCTCACCCATGGGAGCCTGCGGCACAACACCGAGGTCAACGCCGTTCATGTGCAGCGCATCACATCTGACGACGTGGTCGTCGGCTGTCTGCCGCTGTTCCACATCTTCGGCCAGATCTGCACGATGAGCGTCGCCGTGCGCAGCGGCGCCTCGCTCACTCTGATCCCGCGCTTCGACCCGCAGGCCGTGCTGGACGCGATCGCCCGCGACCGGGCCACGGTCTTCGAGGGCGTGCCGACGATGTACGCGGCGCTGCTGCAGCATCCGTCGGAGGCGGACGTGTCGACGCTGCGGATGTGCGTGTCCGGCGGAGCCTCGCTGCCCGTGGAGGTGCTGCACGGCTTCGAGCGGCGCTTCGGCTGCATGGTGCTCGAGGGCTTCGGCATGTCCGAGACCAGCCCGGTGGTCTCCTTCAACCACCCCGACCGGCCGCGCAAGCCGGGGTCGGTCGGCACTCCGATCCTGGATGTGGAGGTCCGGCTGCTGGACGAGAAGGGCCAGGACGTGGGCCCCGGCGAGGTCGGTGAACTGGCCGTGCGCGGACCGAACCTGATGAAGGGCTACTGGAACCTGCCCGAGGAGACGGCGACGGCGATCCCGGACGGCTGGCTGCGCAGCGGCGATCTCGCCCGGCGGGACGAGGACGGCTATCTGTACATCGTCGACCGCAAGAAGGACATGATCATCCGCGGTGGCTACAACATCTACCCGCGGGAGATAGAGGAGATCCTGCACGAGCACCCGGCCGTCGCGCTGGCGGCCGTGGTGGGCCTGGCGCACGAGCGTCTCGGCGAGGAGGTCGCGGCCGCGGTCGTCCTGCGCAAGGGCGCCGCGGCGACGCCCGACGAGCTGCGCGAGTTCGTCAAGGACCGGGTGGCGGCGTACAAGTACCCGCGATCGGTCTGGCTCGTGGACACGCTGCCGACGGGCCCCAGCGGCAAGATCCTCAAGCGGGAGATCACCGCGCCGACGGCGTGA
- a CDS encoding PP2C family protein-serine/threonine phosphatase: MPRKRAMPDADELLERLRWLTAQARERAELQRSQVELAIALQRGMLPRDLPTDPRFHLAVQYAPACYGLNVGGDWYDAFTLPDGRIGLTIGDVQGHNIEAAAFMGQVRAGLRALASVTSEPGELLTRTNDLLLSLGSDLFATCTFVRLDPSTGVLESARAGHIPFVWATADGRSGIAEDDGGPPLGIEKGMEYRVARFRLSTGGVFILLTDGVVEGPHLSVDEGLDHVVRLAGGAAVAGLDAESLAAAVIKGAELVGHEDDAAVLVVGHEGPDLQP; encoded by the coding sequence ATGCCCCGCAAGCGCGCAATGCCCGACGCGGACGAGCTGCTGGAAAGACTCCGGTGGCTCACCGCGCAGGCGCGCGAGCGCGCGGAGCTGCAGCGCTCCCAGGTCGAGCTGGCCATCGCCCTGCAGCGCGGCATGCTGCCCCGGGACCTGCCCACCGACCCCCGCTTCCACCTGGCCGTCCAGTACGCCCCCGCCTGCTACGGCCTGAACGTGGGCGGCGACTGGTACGACGCCTTCACGTTGCCCGACGGCCGCATCGGGCTGACCATCGGCGACGTCCAGGGCCACAACATCGAGGCGGCCGCCTTCATGGGCCAGGTCCGGGCCGGGCTGCGGGCGCTCGCCTCCGTCACCAGCGAGCCGGGCGAGCTGCTCACCCGCACGAACGACCTGCTCCTGTCCCTGGGCAGCGACCTCTTCGCCACCTGCACCTTCGTGCGGCTCGACCCGTCCACCGGGGTGCTGGAGAGTGCGCGGGCCGGCCACATCCCCTTCGTCTGGGCCACGGCGGACGGCAGGTCCGGGATCGCCGAGGACGACGGCGGACCGCCGCTCGGTATCGAGAAGGGCATGGAATACCGGGTGGCCCGCTTCCGGCTCAGCACGGGCGGAGTCTTCATCCTCCTCACGGACGGCGTCGTGGAGGGGCCCCACCTGAGCGTCGACGAGGGGCTCGACCACGTCGTACGGCTCGCCGGCGGCGCGGCCGTCGCGGGTCTGGACGCGGAGTCACTGGCCGCCGCCGTGATCAAGGGTGCCGAGCTCGTGGGGCACGAGGACGACGCGGCCGTACTCGTCGTGGGCCACGAGGGGCCCGACCTTCAGCCGTAG
- a CDS encoding GOLPH3/VPS74 family protein has protein sequence MTTARDLLLTALDVASDRPVEQGDLSLTLAGAELIDLVEARAVTLDGDSIVPGTPLDTGDRLLDDAVSSLIREAPYESVEDWLWRRGRGLSAAYVSTLEAKGELTRQHRSWFPLRSDRTAPADSPGLHHATERLASGDPVLVGLAAAVGIHDEPTENLKGLTDDAIVTVLAAVDNAVTELTAVRQRREIEDAAFDNIWRAP, from the coding sequence ATGACCACAGCACGGGACCTGTTGCTCACCGCCCTGGACGTCGCCTCCGACCGCCCCGTCGAGCAGGGCGACCTCTCACTGACCCTCGCCGGAGCCGAACTGATCGACCTCGTCGAGGCCCGGGCCGTCACCCTCGACGGCGACAGCATCGTCCCCGGCACGCCGCTGGACACGGGTGACCGTCTGCTGGACGACGCAGTGTCCTCGCTCATCCGGGAGGCGCCGTACGAGTCCGTCGAGGACTGGCTGTGGCGCCGCGGGCGTGGCCTTTCGGCGGCCTATGTCTCCACCCTGGAGGCGAAGGGCGAGCTGACCCGGCAGCACCGGAGCTGGTTCCCGCTGCGGAGCGACCGCACGGCTCCGGCGGATTCACCCGGCCTCCACCACGCGACCGAGCGCCTGGCCTCGGGCGACCCCGTCCTGGTCGGCCTCGCGGCCGCCGTCGGCATCCACGACGAGCCGACCGAGAACCTGAAGGGCCTCACCGACGACGCGATCGTGACCGTGCTGGCCGCCGTCGACAACGCGGTGACGGAGCTGACGGCCGTACGGCAGCGGCGGGAGATCGAGGACGCGGCCTTCGACAACATCTGGCGGGCCCCGTGA
- a CDS encoding type 1 glutamine amidotransferase domain-containing protein — protein MSKILFVMTGVDHWTLADGTLHPTGFWAEEAVAPYRAFKAAGHDIVVATPGGVVPTVDKSSLAPEVNGGQEGADDIANGLEAMTELRHPITLEAVDLDEYAAVFYPGGHGPMEDLAVDAASGRLLIDTLGSGKPLGVVCHAPAALLAAVHEDGSNAFAGYEVAAFTNAEETQAGFADKAKWLLETRLVEAGVHVRAGEPWAPNVVVDRNLVTGQNPSSSAPVAVEVLKHLAG, from the coding sequence ATGTCGAAGATCCTCTTCGTGATGACCGGCGTCGACCACTGGACGCTCGCCGACGGCACCTTGCACCCCACGGGCTTCTGGGCCGAGGAGGCCGTGGCCCCGTACCGGGCGTTCAAGGCCGCCGGCCATGACATCGTCGTCGCGACGCCCGGCGGCGTGGTGCCCACCGTGGACAAGAGCAGCCTTGCCCCGGAGGTCAACGGCGGCCAGGAGGGCGCCGACGACATCGCGAACGGGCTCGAGGCGATGACCGAGCTGCGCCACCCGATCACGCTGGAGGCCGTCGACCTCGACGAGTACGCGGCCGTCTTCTACCCCGGCGGTCACGGCCCGATGGAGGACCTCGCCGTCGACGCCGCCTCCGGCAGGCTGCTCATCGACACCCTCGGCTCGGGCAAGCCGCTCGGCGTCGTCTGCCACGCCCCGGCCGCGCTGCTGGCCGCCGTCCACGAGGACGGCTCCAACGCGTTCGCGGGATACGAGGTGGCCGCGTTCACCAACGCCGAGGAGACCCAGGCCGGCTTCGCCGACAAGGCGAAGTGGCTGCTGGAGACCCGGCTCGTCGAGGCCGGCGTGCACGTGCGCGCGGGTGAGCCATGGGCCCCGAACGTGGTCGTCGACCGCAACCTCGTCACCGGCCAGAACCCGTCCTCGTCCGCCCCGGTCGCGGTGGAGGTCCTCAAGCACCTGGCCGGCTGA